ACGCCCGGCGCCACCTCCAGGCTGCCGGCACCGCCGACCACCAGATAGCGTGGCACGCCCGAAGCCTTCACCGCGCCGATCAGGCTGTCGGCGTCGCCCATCAGGAACATCACGGCGCTGACCACCGCGTCATGGCCAGCCAGCAGCGGGGCGAGCGCCCCGGCGTCGTTGGCGTCGCCGGCCTTCACCGTCAGGCCGGGGGCGGCGGCGACCTTGGTGGGGTCACGGACGATGGCGGTCACGCTATGGCCGCGGCGGAGCAGTTCGGCCTGGATGCGGCTGCCGGCGCGGCCGGCGGCACCGATGATGGCGATCTTCATGGCAGGTGTCCTTTCACTAAGTTTCCATTGGTGACTTGATGGCGGTTTGGAAATCTGGTGTAAAGAAGGCACCTTTTCGTTACATGGTCACCCGTGCGTAACCGCGGGCAGCCGGCTGCCGGGGGATTTGTCATGCACCAGTGCGGAACCGATCAGGATGGAAACGCCTATGCCTCCGCCTGCCCGACGCGCCAAGCGCTGGACCGGATCGCCGACAAATGGACGGTGCTGATCCTCGGTCTGCTGGAAGGTGGGCCGATGCGCTTCAACCAGCTGCGCCGCGAGATCGAGGGCATCTCGCAGAAGATGCTGTCGCAGACCCTGAAAAGCCTGGAGCGCGACGGGCTGGTCAGCCGCAAGGTCTTCGCCACCGTGCCGGTCACCGTCGAATATTCGATCACGCCGCTGGGCGCGACGCTGGCCGAAACGCTGGTGCCCCTGCGCGTGTGGGCCGAGACCCACATCGCTCAGATGCTGGAGGCCCGGTCCGCCTATGACCGCAGCGACGAGGATGGACCGGCCCGGCTGGACGTCGCTTAGACCGACTTGCCCGGCTTCACGTCCGCCTCCGTCCGGCGCAGCAGATAATCCAGCCCGCCGACCCGGAACCAGCGATAGCCATAGGCCTCCATCACCAGACGGTGGCGGCCCTCGGCGTCGGGTTCGCTGTGGTCCTCCGACAGCAGGTTGACCAGCCGGCAGGATTCGCCGTGCCCGTCCACGTCCAGCACGATCTCGCAGGGCTTGTCCGACAGGTTGTGCAGAACCACCACGCCGTTGTTGCGCCAGTCATAACGCAGGGCCAGCACCTCCGGCCGGCCGGTCTTCAGGATGCGGAAATCGCCCCAGCCGATCTCCGGGCACTCCTTGCGCATGCGGATGATGCGTTCGGTCCAGTTCAACAGCGATTCGGGATCGCGGCGCTGGATCGCGGCGTTGATCCGTTCGAACCCGAAGACGCCGCCGCTGATCACCGGGCTTTCCGGTTCGTCGGACTTGGTGAAGCCGCCATGCGGCTCGTCAGACCATTGCATCGGTGTGCGGGCGCACTCGCGTTCGGGCAGCGACAGGTCGTCGCCCATGCCGATCTCGTCGCCATAGCGGATGACCGGCGTCCCCGGCAGGGTGAACATCAGGCTGTAGGCCAACTCGATCCGCCGCCGGTCGTCGTGCAGCATCGGCGCCAGCCGCCGCCGGATGCCGCGGTCATAGAGCTGCATGGATTTTTCGGGCCCGAAGGCGGCGAACACCGCCTGGCGCTGCTCGTCGGTCAGCCGGCCGAGGTCGAGTTCGTCATGGTTGCGCAGGAAGCAGCCCCATTGCGCGGTGGCCGGACGCGGCTTGGTGATCTCCAACGCCTTGGCCAGCGGCCCGGTGTCGGCGGTGGCCAGCGCATAGAACAGGTGCTGGTTGACCTGGAAATTGAACATCATGTGGCAGCGGTCGCCGTCCTCGCCGAAATATTCCAGGTCGTCCTCCGGCAGGATGTTGGCCTCCGCCAGCAGCACGGCGTCACCGCGCCGCCACTGCACGAATTCGCGGAAGCTGCGCAGCATGCCGAACTGCTCCTTCGGCTTGGCGATGTCCGCTCCCTTCTCCGCGATGATGAAGGGAACGGCATCCATGCGGAACCCGGCGACGCCCAGCTGGATCCAGAAGCCCATGATCTTCAGCAGTTCGGCATGCACCTCCGGGTGCGAGGTGTTCAGGTCGGGCTGGAACTTGTAGAAGCGGTGGAAATACCAAGCCTTCGCTTCGCGGTCATAGGTCCAGGTCGATTTCTGCACGCCGGGAAAGACCATGCCCTTGTCGGCATTTTCCGGCTTCTTGTCCGACCAGACATACCAGTCGCGATACTTGCTTTCGGGATCGCTGCGGGCGTCCTTGAACCAGGGATGTTCGTCGGAGGTGTGGTTGATGACCAGATCGATGATGACGCGGATGCCGCGCTGTTCGCAGGCATGGGTGAACTCCACGAAGTCGCCCAACGTGCCGTAGCGGGGATCGACGCTGTAGTAATCGGCGACGTCATAGCCGCCGTCCTTCATCGGCGAGGTCTGGAACGGCCCCAGCCACAGGCAGGTCACCCCCAGCCCCTGCAGATAGTCCAATCGGCGCAAAAGCCCCTGGAAATCGCCGATGCCGTCGGCGTTGGCGTCCATGAAGGTCGATAGCGACAGATTGTAGATGACCGCGTTCTTGTACCAAAGGTCCCGGATCATGGCCGCTCCATCCCTTTTGCCGATCCCCGGCCCAAAGCGGGGCCGACAGGCGGGGAACAGCGGCAGGGCCGATTTGGTTGCGCCGGAGAATCGGTCTTTGGCGGTACGAGGCCCTGCGGCAAAGTTGCAGGTCAGGCATCCGGCATCTGGCATGCAAAACTTTTTGCGGTGGCATGCCAGTTTGCTTATGTTGCAGCACAGCATGACTTGGCCGTCACCGTGGGCGATCGCCGTCCGCGGGGGATGCCGTTTGCGGTCATGCGCTGTTGTTCCTGTCGACGCCCTCCCCTCCCCGATAAGGACGTTTTCCTCATGATCGAGACCCAGGCCCTTCTGTTCCTCGCGCTGACCGGCATGATCGGCCACGCCGTCTATATGGCCAGCGGCCGCGGCGGCTTCACCGTGATCGAGCCCGAGAAGGACGAGACGGAGGAAGAGCCGGGCATCCTGTTCTCCTCCGACCGCTTCCAGCAGGCGGCCCAGAATGAGGCGAAGTCCGACAAGGCCAAGGACCGCCCTTTCTGGATCGAATGAATGATGCGGCCGACGAAATGGGCCGGGGTGCTTTGCGCATCCCCGGCCCGTTTTCATCAGCCAGCTCCCTGAACCAGCCCCCCAACCGTCCTCTTACCCGTTGGCGGTGCTGGCGGCGGCTCCGACCGGGACGGAATGTCCGGTTTCACCCTGCTCGGCACGGCGCGCCAGTTCGGCGTTGCGGGCATGGTGTCGGGCCAGCATCGGCTTCAGAACCAGCAGCGCACAGGCCGCCGCGGTCAGGTCCATGGTGGCCGTGACGTACAGCACGGTCGCCCAGGTGCCGGTGGCTTCCATCAGCAGGTTGCCCATCGGCACCAGCAGCGCCGCGACACCCTTGGCGCAGTAGAGGACGCCGTAGATCTTGCCGGCATGCTTGGTACCGAAGGTGTCGGCCGAGGTGGCGCTGAACAGGCTGTAGACTTCGCCCCAGGCTAGGAAGACCATGCCGCTGAGGATCAGGAACATCATCGGGTCGTGGCCGAAGCGGCTCAGCATGATGATGCCGACGCCTTCCAGCGTGAAGGCGACGAACATGGTCGCCTCACGGCCGATGTGATCCGAAATGAAGCCGAACAGCGGGCGCGAGATGCCGTTCATCACGCGGTCCAGCATCAGGGCGAAGGGCAGAGCCGCCATGGTCAGGCCGAAGACGCTGACCGGGGCTTCCTTCACGCCCAGATCGTGGGCGATGACGCCCAGCTGGGCCACCGCCATCAGGCCGCCGGTGACGGTGCCGATGAACATCGCCCACATCACCCAGAACACCGGCGTGCGGATCGCTTCGCCCAGCGTGTAGTCGCGGCGGGTCTGCGCGACCTTGGTGGAGGCCTTGACCTGCTCCTTCTGCGGCATGCGCAGGAACAGCGCGGCGCAGATGATGATGGCGCCCTGCAGCAGGCCGAACCAGAAGAAGGTGGTCTGATAGCCGCTGCTGTGGATCATCGCCGAGATCGGCAGGATGGTGAGCGCCGAACCGGCGCCATAGCCGCCCGCCGTCAGGCCGACCGCCAGACCGCGCTTTTCCGGGAACCACTTCAGCGCGTTGTTGACGCAGGTGGCGTAGACGCACCCGACGCCGATGCCGCCGATGGCCGAGCCGACATACAGCATGCTGAGCGTGCCGGCATAGCTGTCGATGATCCAGGACAGGCCGGTGAAGAAGCCGCCGGCGGCGACGATCACGCGGGGGCCGTATTTGTCGATGAAATAGCCCTCGATCGGCGTCAGCCACGTCTGCACGACGACGAAGATGGTGAAGGCGGTCTGGATCGATGCGCGCGTCCAGCCATGGGTTGCCTGGATTTCCGGGACGAACAGCGTCCAGGCGTACTGGATGTTGGCCGCTGCCACCATGCAGACGATGCCGACGACGATCTGCGTCCAGCGGACCGCATCGGTCACCGGCGGCGCCGATGCCGCCGGTTGTGAATTCATATGAGCCATCGTGCCTCCCGTTTAACTTGCCTGAGCCGGCGGCGCGGCCCCTCTCCCGGGGACCGGCACGCCAATCACGATTGCGGAATGACCCGGACGGACCGCTCTTGCTGACGGTTCCTTTCCGGAACTCGGCGCGGATGCCGACAATCGCTCGGAGTTCGATTGTCCCGATTTAGGAATGCCAGATATGTAATCTGGTATGCCAAAACCGGGGACAAAAAGACACCGACGGACGGATCGACGCCGTAGGCATACAGTCAGACAAAGTAAAATCTACAATTCGCGTCGCGCCGGATGCCCGGTCCACACCGGTTCTTGTGTCGGTTCACCCGCTTTGACGTAGGTTCTGCAAAAAGAAGCCGTGCCGGTACCTGCACGGCCCCCCTCGAACGAGGGTGTGCAGTCTTAGGAGATAGATAGATGCCGCCGTTTCCATAAGGAACCGCATCGGCGACACATGATCTTTTGCTCGGATTGTTTTGGAACTCAACAGTCCGTTTCGTCTTTCCGCATGATGGAAAAACACGGATGTCCGTCTTGGAACGCAAGGGATGCGTCACCACCGGCCTTTGGGCATGGTCGGCAAAAAATGAAACTCGGGGGATTGAAACAGCGGACCGGCAACCCCGGGGAGGGGACCGCGGTGTCCGTCCCTGCGGTCAGGCCGGGCGGCGGACCGTCAGGAAGGCGACGCGGGTGTCGCCATAGCGGCGTTCATCGACCGCCGTGAAACCGTTGGGAAGAGGCAAGGGGTCGCGATCGGCAACCTCAACCACCGCGAGAGCGCCGTCGGCCAGCCAGCCGGCGCGCAGCAACCCCTCCAGCGCGCGCGGCGCCAGCCCCTGGCCATAGGGCGGGTCGAGGAAGGCCAGCGTGCAGGCGTGGGACGCCGGGGGTGGCTTGGTCGCGTCGGCGCGCAGGATTTGAGCGTTCGCCGCTTCGCGCAACGCCTCGACATTGGCGCGCACGGCGTCCAGCGCCGGCCGGCCCATGTCGAGGAAGCCGCACCAGGACGCCCCGCGCGACAGGGCTTCCAGCCCCAGCGCGCCGGTGCCGCAGAAGGCGTCGACGACCGCGGCGCCCTCGAACTCGGGCGCCCATTCGGCATGGGCCAGGATGTTGAAGATGGCTTGCCGGGTGCGGTCGGTGGTGGGGCGGGTGTCGCGCCCGCCCGGCGCCACCAGACTGCGGCCGCGGTGCTTACCGCCGACGATCCGCACGCGGGCGCTCCGTCCGTCCGCCGGCACCGCCACCGGACCTGTCGCCGCCGCCCTTCGGCCCGCCCCGCGGCGCCGGGCCGGCACCCTTCGGGCCGTTCCCCTTCGGGCCGGCGGATTTGGGGCCAGCGGATTTGGGACCCGCAGTTTTGGGTCCTGCCGCCTTGGACTCGGCCGCCTTGAAGCCCGGAGCCTTGCCGTCTCTCGGCTTAGCCTCCCGGGGCTTGGCATCCCGCGAACGGGCGCCTTCGGAGCGCGGGGACTCGGACCGGCCTGCGTCGGGCCGCCGGGTGTCGGACCGCGCGCCCTCCGGCTTGCCGGGACGACCCGGCTTGGCCGCCGCACCACCGCCCAGCGACAGGGTGCCACGGGTCGATGCGCCGCGCCGGGCCGGCTTGGCCTCTTCGGTGCGGGCGGCTTCGGCCTCGTGCCGCTTGGTGGCGGAGCGCGGCGCGCGCTTCGGAGCGGTTTTGGCGTCCGCCTTCGCATCCGTCTTGCCGGTCGCACGGCCGCCGGAAGCCGCCTTCGCCGGAGCGGCCTTCACCGCCGCATCGGCGCGTGCCTTCGCGCGTTGCTTGGTCCCGGATTCGGCAGGCTCCGCCCCTTCGGGCGTGCCGAAGAAGGGGGCGATCTGTTCGCGGACGACGCGCTTCGGCACCTCCTCGACGGCGCCCTCCTCCAGCTTGCCGAGCTGGAAGGGGCCATAGGCGACGCGGATCAGCCGGTTCACCTGGAGCCCAAGCGACTCCATGACCTTGCGGATCTCGCGGTTCTTGCCTTCCTTCAGGCTGACGGTCAGCCAGGCATTGCGGCCCTGGATGCGGTCCAGCGCGGCCTCGATCGGGCCGTACTTGACGCCTTCGATGGTCGGCCCCTTCTCCAGCGCCGCCAGTTGCCGTTCGTCCACCTCGCCGAAGACGCGCACGCGGTAGCGGCGGGTCCAGCCGGTGGCCGGCAGTTCCAGGAAGCGTGCCAGTTCGCCGTCGTTGGTGAGCAGCAGCAGCCCCTCGGTCGTCAGGTCGAGACGGCCGATGGAGACCACGCGCGGCAACTCGGGCGGCAGGCGGTCGAAGACGGTTTCGCGCCCCTTCTCGTCACGGGCGGTGGTGACCAGCCCCGACGGCTTGTGATAGCGCCACAGGCGGGCCGGCTCCGGCTCCGGAATGACCTTGCCGTCGACCTGCACGATATCGCCGGGACGGACCACGCAGGCGGGGCTGTCGAGCACGCGGCTGTTGACCGCGACGCGGCCCTCGGCGATCCAGCGTTCGGCGTCGCGGCGCGAGCAGAGCCCGGCGCGCGCCAGTCGCTTGGCGATGCGTTCGCCGCCGTCGGCGGCGGGGCCGGCGGCAGGGGTGGCGGCGGATTTGGATTTCTTGGCGGTATCGGAGCGGTCCATGGCCGGACCATAGGGCCTGGACGCGCCGCCCGCAACACGAGTCCAGTGCCCGGACGCCGGAATCCGGTTGACGCGCTCCCGGCGGGGTTGGCACCTTGCCCGGCCATGCCGTCTCCCCGCTATATGGACCTTGCCTTCGCCGCCGCCGAGGCCGCCGCCGCGCGTGGCGAGGTGCCGGTTGGCGCCGTCGTCGTCGACCCCGCGACGGGCTCGGTCCTCGCCACCGCCGGCAACCGGACCGAGGAGCTGTGCGACCCCTCCGCCCATGCCGAGTTGCTGGCGATCCGCGAGGCCTGCGCCGCCCGCGGCCAGCCCCGCCTGCCCGGCTGCGACCTCTATGTGACTCTGGAACCCTGCGCACTGTGCGCCGCGGCGATCAGTTTCGCCCGCATCCGGCGGGTCTATTACGGTGCCTATGATCCCAAGGGGGGCGCGGTGGACCACGGTCCGCGCTTTTTCACTCAGCCCACCTGCCACCACGTGCCGGAGGTCTACAGCGGCATCGGCGAAACACGGGCGGGCGCGCTGCTGCGGGGGTTCTTCAGGGAGCGGCGGTGAGCGCCCCGCGGGTCTCAGCCGGTTCCGCGACGCAATGTTATTGCCGGCGCCATGCAATTGAATTGCGCAACGGTCAGGCTTATGCCCCGCAACTCATGCCATAGCAAAGACAGGTGAAAATCCCCCTTCAGGAACAACCGACGCATATAGTTCGTGTAAATACGGTTCACTCTGTTAAGTGTTTGTTTAGCGAATATATGCTCATGATGCGCTGACCGCCTTCAGCCATCAGGAGTTACGAAATGTTGTCGTTCCGCAAGCCGCAGGACAATCAGGCCGCCGAAGAGCTGGCCCTGCTGGGGCGCCATGCGGGTGTCGGGCTTTGGGATGCGGTGATCCACAACGGCGATCCGATGCATGCGCAGAGCCGTTGGCACTGGTCGCCGGAGTTCCGCCGACTCGCCGGCTTCGACCGCGACGACAAGGCAGGCTTCCCGGACAAGGTCGGTTCCTGGGCTGACCGGCTGCATCCGGACGATGCCAAGCCGACCTTCGACGCCTTCATGGCCTGCCTGAACGACCGCAGCGGCCGTACCGGCTACGATGTGAATTACCGGCTGAAGGTGAAGGACGGCAGCTATCGCTGGTTCCGCGCCATCGGCGGTGTCGCCCGCGACAGCAGCGGTCTGGCGCTGCGTGCCTGCGGTTCCCTGATCGACATCGATGCCGAGCGCAATGAACTGGAGCGGGCAAAGCTGCTCGACCGCCACGCTGGTGTCGGGTTGTGGGATGCGGTCTTCCACAATGGCGATCCGATGCATGCGCAGAGCCGTTGGCATTGGTCGCCAGAATTCCGCCGTCTCGCCGGCTTCGACCGCGACGACAAGGCAGGCTTCCCGGACAAGGTCGGTTCCTGGGCCGACCGGCTGCATCCGGACGATGCCAAGCCGACCTTCGACGCCTTCATGGCCTGCCTGGACGACCGCAGCGGCCGTACCGGCTATGATGTCGATTACCGGCTGAAGGTGAAGGACGGCAGCTATCGCTGGTTCCGCGCCATCGGCGGCGTCGCCCGCGACAATAACGGCGTGGCGTTGCGCGCCTGCGGATCGCTGATCGACATCGATGCGGAGAAGCTGTCCGAACTGCGGCAGGTGGAGATGGACGGCGAGCGCCGCCGCACCGTGTCCGGGCTTGCCGAATCGCTGGACCGCGAGGTGGGCACCGCCGCCGACCGCGCCACCGCCAACGCCCAGACCGTCGCCGCCGCGACGGAGGAGCTGTCGGCCTCGATCTCCGACATCAGCAGCCGCGCCAACGAAGCGTCGGGCGCGTCGCTGAAGGCGTCCGAGGAGGCGTCGCGCACCAACGCCGCGGTGGAAGCCCTGGTCACCTCGGCGGAGCGCATCGGCGCCATCACCAAGCTGATCAACAGCATCGCCTCGCAGACCAACCTGCTGGCGCTCAACGCGACCATCGAGGCCGCCCGCGCCGGAGAGGCCGGCCGCGGCTTCGCCGTCGTGGCGAATGAGGTGAAGTCGCTGGCCCAGCAGAGCGGCAGTGCTGCCGATGACATCGCCGCGCAGATCGCCTCGGTCCAGCAGGAAGCGCTGCACGCCGTCGACGCCATCCGCCGCATCGGCGCCATCGTCACCGACGTCCAGCAGATCTCCACCACCATCGCCGCCGCCGTGTCGCAGCAGGAATCGGCGACCAAGGAGATCGCCCACAGCGTCACCCGCGTGGTCCGCGACATCGAAGTGGTGTCGCAGAACATCGCAACCGCGTCGGAACGGCTGCGGGCGTGATGCTGACATGGAAAGGGGGCGCAGCGATGCGCCCCCCTATTCCATGGAAAATATGCGCCGGGGGATTCTTCAGGAGGCGGCGGTCAGCAGAGAGCGGACGTCACCGAGGAAATGTTCGGCGTTGGCGAGATGCTTGGCCGCACGCTCGCGCGTCACGTCCGCCGTGGGTTCCTCGTAATCGGTCAGCAGGCGGTCGCGCAATGCCGCCGCAAGCGCCTGGGCATGCTCCATCGGCATCAGACCGGGCTTCGCGACATGTTCGAAGAAAAGAGCCTGTACGCCCCGATGCGACTTCGAGCCGAATCCGTAACGGGTCAGGATCGCCAATGCCGCCAATTCCATCGCCAGATGCGCACGATTGACGCAGTCACGCGGAAATCCACCCGAATAAAGGAGCTTTGCGGCGTTCAGAGCTT
The Azospirillum sp. TSA2s DNA segment above includes these coding regions:
- a CDS encoding NAD(P)-dependent oxidoreductase, with translation MKIAIIGAAGRAGSRIQAELLRRGHSVTAIVRDPTKVAAAPGLTVKAGDANDAGALAPLLAGHDAVVSAVMFLMGDADSLIGAVKASGVPRYLVVGGAGSLEVAPGVRLIDTPEFPDLYKAEASKGAEFLDRLKAEPDLNWTFLSPSAEFVLGERTGKFRLGDDALLVDGAGRSWISYEDFAVALVDEIETPKQERKRFTVGY
- a CDS encoding alpha-amylase family protein, yielding MIRDLWYKNAVIYNLSLSTFMDANADGIGDFQGLLRRLDYLQGLGVTCLWLGPFQTSPMKDGGYDVADYYSVDPRYGTLGDFVEFTHACEQRGIRVIIDLVINHTSDEHPWFKDARSDPESKYRDWYVWSDKKPENADKGMVFPGVQKSTWTYDREAKAWYFHRFYKFQPDLNTSHPEVHAELLKIMGFWIQLGVAGFRMDAVPFIIAEKGADIAKPKEQFGMLRSFREFVQWRRGDAVLLAEANILPEDDLEYFGEDGDRCHMMFNFQVNQHLFYALATADTGPLAKALEITKPRPATAQWGCFLRNHDELDLGRLTDEQRQAVFAAFGPEKSMQLYDRGIRRRLAPMLHDDRRRIELAYSLMFTLPGTPVIRYGDEIGMGDDLSLPERECARTPMQWSDEPHGGFTKSDEPESPVISGGVFGFERINAAIQRRDPESLLNWTERIIRMRKECPEIGWGDFRILKTGRPEVLALRYDWRNNGVVVLHNLSDKPCEIVLDVDGHGESCRLVNLLSEDHSEPDAEGRHRLVMEAYGYRWFRVGGLDYLLRRTEADVKPGKSV
- a CDS encoding nucleoside deaminase — protein: MPSPRYMDLAFAAAEAAAARGEVPVGAVVVDPATGSVLATAGNRTEELCDPSAHAELLAIREACAARGQPRLPGCDLYVTLEPCALCAAAISFARIRRVYYGAYDPKGGAVDHGPRFFTQPTCHHVPEVYSGIGETRAGALLRGFFRERR
- a CDS encoding helix-turn-helix domain-containing protein produces the protein MHQCGTDQDGNAYASACPTRQALDRIADKWTVLILGLLEGGPMRFNQLRREIEGISQKMLSQTLKSLERDGLVSRKVFATVPVTVEYSITPLGATLAETLVPLRVWAETHIAQMLEARSAYDRSDEDGPARLDVA
- a CDS encoding pseudouridine synthase: MDRSDTAKKSKSAATPAAGPAADGGERIAKRLARAGLCSRRDAERWIAEGRVAVNSRVLDSPACVVRPGDIVQVDGKVIPEPEPARLWRYHKPSGLVTTARDEKGRETVFDRLPPELPRVVSIGRLDLTTEGLLLLTNDGELARFLELPATGWTRRYRVRVFGEVDERQLAALEKGPTIEGVKYGPIEAALDRIQGRNAWLTVSLKEGKNREIRKVMESLGLQVNRLIRVAYGPFQLGKLEEGAVEEVPKRVVREQIAPFFGTPEGAEPAESGTKQRAKARADAAVKAAPAKAASGGRATGKTDAKADAKTAPKRAPRSATKRHEAEAARTEEAKPARRGASTRGTLSLGGGAAAKPGRPGKPEGARSDTRRPDAGRSESPRSEGARSRDAKPREAKPRDGKAPGFKAAESKAAGPKTAGPKSAGPKSAGPKGNGPKGAGPAPRGGPKGGGDRSGGGAGGRTERPRADRRR
- the oxlT gene encoding oxalate/formate MFS antiporter, producing the protein MNSQPAASAPPVTDAVRWTQIVVGIVCMVAAANIQYAWTLFVPEIQATHGWTRASIQTAFTIFVVVQTWLTPIEGYFIDKYGPRVIVAAGGFFTGLSWIIDSYAGTLSMLYVGSAIGGIGVGCVYATCVNNALKWFPEKRGLAVGLTAGGYGAGSALTILPISAMIHSSGYQTTFFWFGLLQGAIIICAALFLRMPQKEQVKASTKVAQTRRDYTLGEAIRTPVFWVMWAMFIGTVTGGLMAVAQLGVIAHDLGVKEAPVSVFGLTMAALPFALMLDRVMNGISRPLFGFISDHIGREATMFVAFTLEGVGIIMLSRFGHDPMMFLILSGMVFLAWGEVYSLFSATSADTFGTKHAGKIYGVLYCAKGVAALLVPMGNLLMEATGTWATVLYVTATMDLTAAACALLVLKPMLARHHARNAELARRAEQGETGHSVPVGAAASTANG
- a CDS encoding PAS domain-containing methyl-accepting chemotaxis protein, which codes for MLSFRKPQDNQAAEELALLGRHAGVGLWDAVIHNGDPMHAQSRWHWSPEFRRLAGFDRDDKAGFPDKVGSWADRLHPDDAKPTFDAFMACLNDRSGRTGYDVNYRLKVKDGSYRWFRAIGGVARDSSGLALRACGSLIDIDAERNELERAKLLDRHAGVGLWDAVFHNGDPMHAQSRWHWSPEFRRLAGFDRDDKAGFPDKVGSWADRLHPDDAKPTFDAFMACLDDRSGRTGYDVDYRLKVKDGSYRWFRAIGGVARDNNGVALRACGSLIDIDAEKLSELRQVEMDGERRRTVSGLAESLDREVGTAADRATANAQTVAAATEELSASISDISSRANEASGASLKASEEASRTNAAVEALVTSAERIGAITKLINSIASQTNLLALNATIEAARAGEAGRGFAVVANEVKSLAQQSGSAADDIAAQIASVQQEALHAVDAIRRIGAIVTDVQQISTTIAAAVSQQESATKEIAHSVTRVVRDIEVVSQNIATASERLRA
- the rsmD gene encoding 16S rRNA (guanine(966)-N(2))-methyltransferase RsmD, which translates into the protein MRIVGGKHRGRSLVAPGGRDTRPTTDRTRQAIFNILAHAEWAPEFEGAAVVDAFCGTGALGLEALSRGASWCGFLDMGRPALDAVRANVEALREAANAQILRADATKPPPASHACTLAFLDPPYGQGLAPRALEGLLRAGWLADGALAVVEVADRDPLPLPNGFTAVDERRYGDTRVAFLTVRRPA
- a CDS encoding HEPN domain-containing protein, with the translated sequence MTGTIDPLARLGRAEEALNAAKLLYSGGFPRDCVNRAHLAMELAALAILTRYGFGSKSHRGVQALFFEHVAKPGLMPMEHAQALAAALRDRLLTDYEEPTADVTRERAAKHLANAEHFLGDVRSLLTAAS